One window of the Lepidochelys kempii isolate rLepKem1 chromosome 23, rLepKem1.hap2, whole genome shotgun sequence genome contains the following:
- the LOC140901863 gene encoding urotensin-2 receptor-like, whose translation MDPPSNLSSPSNGSLAGGLPGAAGLSLLGAAGVAGNLYTLAVARAGAVPSPLHIHIVNLALADLLYLAGVPFVVHNGLARDWRFGEAGCRALLSLDLLTMHASIFLLTLLSTERCRAVRRPFRAAHRPPARRRALAGAAWAAAFALALPMMLMVRQEERAAGGGRVRRLCVPTWHEAQYKTYLTVLFGTSMVGPGLALGYLYGRLAWAYWLSQTRGVLGPRRGPKQRVFLLIFLIVVAFWACFLPFWLWQLVPLYSPGTAARLPVATEIYINHLVTCLTYSNSCVNPFLYTLLTRSYRDYRRARRAGRRVAMQAQAVGR comes from the coding sequence ATGGACCCCCCCTCCAACCTATCGTCCCCCTCCAACGGCTCGCTGGCGGGCGGGCTGCCGGGGGCGGCGGGGCTGAGCCTGCTGGGGGCAGCCGGGGTGGCGGGGAACCTTTACACTCTGGCGGTGGCGCGGGCCGGGGCCGTCCCCTCCCCGCTCCACATCCACATCGTCAACCTGGCGCTGGCCGACCTGCTCTACCTGGCCGGGGTGCCCTTCGTGGTCCACAACGGGCTGGCGAGGGACTGGCGCTTCGGCGAGGCCGGCTGCcgggccctgctcagcctggacCTGCTCACCATGCACGCCAGCATCTTCCTGCTCACCCTGCTGAGCACCGAGCGGTGCCGGGCCGTGCGGCGCCCCTTCCGGGCCGCCCACCGCCCCCCCGCCCGCCGCCGGGCCCTGGCCGGGGCCGCCTGGGCCGCCGCCTTCGCCCTGGCGCTGCCCATGATGCTGATGGTGCGGCAGGAGGAGCGGGCGGCAGGCGGCGGCCGGGTGCGGCGGCTCTGTGTGCCCACCTGGCACGAGGCGCAGTACAAAACCTACCTGACCGTGCTCTTCGGCACCAGCATGGTGGGGCCCGGGCTGGCGCTCGGGTACCTCTACGGGCGGCTGGCGTGGGCCTACTGGCTCTCGCAGACCCGGGGGGTGCTGGGCCCCCGGCGGGGGCCGAAGCAGCGGGTCTTCCTCCTCATTTTCCTCATCGTCGTGGCCTTCTGGGCCTGCTTCCTGCCCTTCTGGCTCTGGCAGCTGGTGCCCCTCTACAGCCCGGGCACAGCCGCCCGCCTGCCCGTGGCCACCGAGATCTACATCAACCACCTGGTCACCTGCCTGACCTACAGCAACAGCTGCGTCAACCCTTTCCTCTACACGCTGCTGACCCGCAGCTACCGCGACTACCGGCGGGCGCGCCGGGCCGGGCGCAGGGTGGCAATGCAGGCACAGGCCGTGGGGCGCTGA
- the C23H19orf85 gene encoding uncharacterized protein C19orf85 homolog has translation MQQGGSLSLSFLPPQQVVLHGRGRDLFTFVTVASSHMMRTLQRPHKSRPGKRRVNHRRFLHNQISRRFADIEASTHRLASSILAQEAPRDPAPRAEPRCPDPEPPAPAASSFLGVAEAFVAPEPGPGWGLSVASLTPDPSDLFDPITGPEDPGLPPSWAPITHSPLGPSQCPLPWDLLPTLGLDSVPLRAPDPPGYLPPISQGYPVGVVPEGW, from the exons ATGCAGCAGGGCGGGAGCCTGTCCCTGAgcttcctgcccccccagcaggtGGTGCTCCACGGGCGGGGCCGGGATCTCTTCACCTTCGTCACCGTGGCCTCGTCCCACATGATGCGGACGCTGCAGAGACCCCACAAGAGCCGCCCCGGCAAGCGGCGGGTGAACCACCGCCGGTTCCTGCACAACCAGATCAGCAG gcGATTCGCTGACATTGAAGCCTCGACACACCGCCTGGCCTCCTCCATCCTGGCCCAGGAGGCCCCAAGGGACCCCGCGCCCCGCGCAGAACCCCGGTGTCCAGACCCAGAGCCTCCCGCCCCAGCTGCCAGCTCCTTCCTGGGAGTGGCTGAGGCCTTTGTGGCCCCAGAACCAGGGCCTGGCTGGGGCCTGAGCGTGGCCtccctgacccctgaccccagcGATCTCTTTGACCCCATCACCGGCCCAGAAGATCCAGGGCTGCCCCCCAGCTGGGCCCCAATTACCCACAGCCCCCTGGGGCCTAGCCAATGTCCCCtgccctgggacctcctgcccacCCTGGGCTTGGACAGTGTCCCACTCCGGGCCCCAGATCCCCCTGGCTacctgccccccatctcccagGGGTACCCTGTCGGAGTGGTGCCAGAGGGGTGGTAA